The region AGGGCAATTGGCAACATTCCAAAATGGCAACCTTTCGTGCGGAAAAGCTCgctagaaagaaaaatggccgTTTTCAGAGCACAGCAGTAAAAAGCAGAACGGAAAACCTTTTAGACtctcgaaaaagaaagtcgaGTGATAGCCTTGCTGATGCTATAAAAGTGTCATTTCAGTCTGAGTGCGAAAGCGAAACCGTGCTTTCGGGGAGGCGTGTCGTTGAGCTCGGTTTGCTTTCCAAAGAGCTTGCTCATGATTGCAATTATTGTAGAAGACCTCTACAGCCGTCAAACTGTTGGAGGGAAACTGTATCTGGACTTGGCAGCTTTCCCTATATTAGCTTATGGGAAAGCCTTCATCGGCGAAAGCGCGCGCCAGGTGACCTACTTATGAGGAGTGAGAAATGACTGTTTTCTCCTAAACGAGGTAGGTgacctataattttttttgcataattttattctcttacTCTCCCTCTTTGTGCtgtaaaactttaaaataaaattaacgacagaaaaaaaagttacagggAAAAATGTATGCGTAGCCATCACTCGCggacacaaaattgtctcctCGGGATCACGCAACCGAGGAATATTTGTAATCAGTGCCTTTTCATGTCGTGTGCCGGTGTCATAAAACAAGCATTAGATTATTCCTTTTGAACCATACAATACacctgttttgttatttcaagtattttgTCAAAGCTGTGCCTCCTGTTGCGGCCAAACGTAGCGTGAACCAATGgaacaaatttatccttgaTAGATGAAGTAGCAATGATTAAATGAGTAACTTTAGAAAGCTATATCTCCCAAACGAGCTTGGTGACCTATGTTTTTTATTGTACATTTCAAGTCACCATAATGTGGAGAACAATCGagaaaagtttaaagaaaatctaacgacaacttctattactaaggaatcaccttaagtcAAACATTCTTGAATCATTCGCCGATGATCGAGTTCACTTCTTTAATATTCATTTCCACTTTCCAACCCTGTCTCATACTTACTTTTCACTTCATACCTGGCCTTAAATCCTGGGAATTTCGTTTTACCGCTCGACTTAAACTCCACTCGTAGCTCCCAGGCGTCCGAAGTGATAGACTGAGGTTTGTTGGATCCACCAAATTTTCCAACAACATCGCTCGAAGAATAAAGACCATCGCGTACTATCACATAATCCTCAGAACAGTCACTGGAGCTGGAAAGATTAAAGAACTCAAATGAAAGCTTAACGTTGTAAGATTGATCCACGTCAATAAGCCAGATACATTCGATATTGGCATCATAAGGAAGAGGGTAATTGTAGCTGGTCAGGGTTCCTGTTTCTGACTTCAGtctgatgtttttcttttcttcagaaCAAGAAAATGGGGCAGGCACTGAAATGGGAAAGAGAAAACTTACTGTCAAATTACCTTTCTAAGCAACTCATTAGCACAATGACATAAcggacattttttttcaaacaattcttTCTTGCAGATATATTCACGATCTTCTGCAGATAGCCGATAAAATTGCGGCAAAGATTGAACGTTAAATTGGGAGCCCACCGCTTGATTTGGCGATGAACACGATTCTTGAATTCTGTCCCGTTCCTGGTGATCACATGAGATCATAgaagccgattttcattggttaatgATCACAGTGacgtttctttccttttacgCCAAAATAATATGCAGCCCACCGATTGACTTCAAGCTCGTGCCTGGACTCATCCCATCAAAGGTTTATAGGAGAACTTCACAATAACACAACTCACAATGGCTGATCTTATCTAGAATCGCAGTGAACGCGCTATAATTCTTCATAGCTTTCTCGGATAATACGGGTGCCATGATTGGTCTACCTCTAAAATACAACGCGCGCTATAATTGTTCAAGTACATGGATGAAATCAATCATACCAATCGGACTCTGTTAGTGAGACATGTTATTAGTGTCAAACTATCTTTCTTAGCAACTCATTAGCTCAATGACacaatggaaattttttttcaaacaattcttTATTGCAGAAATTTTTAATCTCCTCAGAGTTGCCTAGCATGGTCATACCTGATCATCATATTTATAAGCAACACCTTGagcaatgacaaaaatgaagacCTGAATGTTCAGTCctccatttcattttccactgCTTTAAGTGTCAGTGACATACATAAATAAACAGGTGTTACGAACGCCAATGGAGTTACTCTATGAATTTAAATCAGGTTTGAGTTCTTCCCTGAACAACATCTTGTAAATCACCCAATTATGATGttcaaaaacaatattgattttataatttatagcTCCCACAACTTTTGTTCTATTTCTACTGCGCACAAACTGGACCtcttgtaaaaaaaacaactaagtATGATTTTGTATCATTTCAAATACTTTTATCATGGACTGAAATTAAGAGAATGATATAACACACAATGGAACAGTGAAATGCATTACTAATCAtatcaaatcattaattttatgaatgCTTACTTAATACCAGAATAGTGTAGTTCTAAAATGATTGTCAAAAAACAATACCAATAAAGGAGCAAACAGCAGGATAACCCAATTAGAATTCCTTGAAATTACTTGTAACTAGCTCAACATGTAGGAAAACTTGCCCTTAAAAGGTGGAATTGGCTTTGCCTTCGCTTCTCGTTTGCTGAAAACTGGCACAACATTTCTAAGTCAATCACCAAgtgtagcaatcgcaatcaagTAATTACTTCCGACaggcatttgaaaactgctctaaataCCAGATGATAACTCATCGAGGAAAGACAACAATCAAGCTTTGGGGGGTAGCGGGGTGCCCCATTGTCATCAAGTGTAACTATTAGGGGGCAAGAGGGTAACAAGCCATTTTTAACACTGGTTCAGAGGATGAACATAAGACATGTAGACTTTGCATGTCAGTCATATAATCCTGTTACTTCTAAAAGCAAACtaagttttcatttcatttggtTTAGAATTCTACAGTTTCTTCGGACCTTCCCTAGAAGACAGAGAGTAGCTTTCAAATTTAACTTTGCTAATACGGACAgaaattccctttatatcacATTATGGCACTTATTAGTTTACTTCAAATTCTTATGGCAGTTAAAGAACATCAGTATGTACAGTCTTAGAAATTGGTTTCAGATCtagaagaaaaaccaagattgTAATATTCTTATGTTATTAAGAAATCAAGTCTAAGTATTCACAAAGCATGATGGGTTATATTTGAGACAAAGAAACTGAAAGACAAAGAACAACTAATTGTTGTCTATGCAAAAGTCTGTAACCAATTTGGTCATATGTTTTGGAGAAGGTTGAAATATTAGGGCTAAGGTTTACCATCTTTCTTGATCACTTTTCAAGACGGCTTCTCCTTCTTCATTCAAGGAGCTCCGTACAGTACGAAGACATATTTCAAATGAAGAGATTCAAGTTAAATTGTTCAAGAtggcttcttcttcttcattcatctaagttgttgttttgtcgTCCATATTGGATAGTACTTTTAAAGGGATAGAGAGACGGAACTCCGCACGGTATGACGGCATGTTTGAAATGAGGATTGGAGCTGAGTGATTGAATATGTACATATTTAATTATGAGGACGCGATATCCATATTTGGAAACTTGTATAAGCTCTGGTTTACGTACGAAAATGAAGAGATTTCGTGTGCagattgttttgtgttttaaaaagctaaaactagtagtaatcaaagattaggaAGTGCGTTCTACAGGATATATAGTGtgatattggaaaaatgggttgtgtgaagaaaagcaaatagaaaatcATGGTCATACATTCTTAGCTGGTCGAAGGGACTTGAATCGATGTACACGAAAATGAGGCCCAAAGCCCCTGAAAAAACctagggggggggggcaatTTGCAGTCTTCACAAGAAATCTCAATTTCTCCGGCCTGAGAAACGAAATTAGGATACGTTCACTCGTTCCTTGATAACgcaattattaaaacaagatGAGTGAAACAAGAGAAGATGTCGATAAGATGCAAGGAactttggttttctttgatttagAAACGAATGGACTCATCGATCGTGATGGTCGAggtacagtgccgtagcaaggggaggggccgggggggcccgtgcccccccagtttttttcctagaaagtaaaaacagacctgtataaaatgttaaaaataaaatattatcaagcaactgtttgggaagttttcaaaaaccgacctgccgatgaagtctatatttgcctctaaggcaactcagccagtttaataactacgaacttagtatgatgattctgaaaggttaaacatttactggtttcaagatacagagatagtcggtattttattttgtaattgacgttgcaagtgttatactatcaatgtgcattagtttgctgagacagtgtacgaagtaaataattcgcgatatgcataaatcacaaatagctcttggagaacgctggaaatggcatttccaagcccctagatttcaaaattttctgggggagcatgcccccagacccctctagcggctcgcgcctccggcgctcgcgtgccccccccacttatattacccttgctacggcactgaggTAATATTCATCATTACCCAGATATTATAGAATTGGCAATGGTTGCAGTCTCACGCGAAAGCATTGAACAAAATCATCTTATCAGAGCTATTGATAAGTGTGTACGTTGTTTTCGTACTGATAAGAATATTCCACAAATCGTTCGCAATATCACAAAGATGACAccagaaattttgaaaaacaagccaaactttgaaaaagaagatgcacTTCAGATCAAAGCATTCTTGGATCGTCAGCAAGGTCCCGTCACATTGTTAGCATACAATGGCGATGACTTCGAAGCACTGGATGGAGGAGCAACATGGTGTTCCGCTACGTGAAAATGTGATGTGGTGTGACACATGGAAAGTTATCAAAAGCAAGTTTCCTCATTTACCATCTTACAAGTTGGAAAATGTTGCAAGACAGTTTTTCGGATCTTCTTTCCAGCAGAGTCATTTTGCTGAAGATGatgcaaacattttgttgaagATGTATGAAAAACAACCTGATCTGTTGAAAGTTTCAATCAGTGAAactgaacaaagaaaagggAATTTCATcgagaagaagagaaaacagaACAGATTTAGTCCTTATTGAAGTCTTGTAACCTTTCTGTAAATAAAATTGTGaatgtttcattttaatgAATTTGCATACGATTCATGTCACGCATCGCAACTaaagtttatttcattttgcgtGTGCTAATCGCATTTTTTTGATCAAAGAAGTTAGTGTACAAAtattgaagagaaaaagattACGATTCCTTCTTTCAATTGTTATGGATGTAGGAGATGGAATTGTCATGATTTTTGTATGGGGCCCGGTacacattaaaaacatgaagAAGGACACGACTATGATGGAGACCTTTCCAACTGTATCATTGTAAGGTAAAGGTAAggtaaggaactttatttaagtgtcaagtctttctagcgctggagcgctaattggggacactgtaaatcaaattaacaattaacacaatcaagtcaaattcaaattttcaaattttggtttttgacgagaggggaaaccggagtacccggagaaaacctctcggtgcagaggagagaaccaacaaactcaacccacatttgacgccggatctgggaatcgaacccgggccacattgatgggaggcgagtgctctcaccactgcgccatccctgcaccccatGATTTTCAATGGtatacttacttacttacctTATTTGAAGATTTCTAACCAATTTACACACAATTTACACAAGAGAAAAACGATCAAGAATGGATAAGGAAAAATACACGAGACAATGTTATAGATGAAGATATGATGGAAGTTCCTCTACCACGTTTCAGATTAATGGAGAAGGAATTTCCAAATTCTGATTTTCATGAATTGAGGACAGAATTTGTTAAAACAATCAAAGATTTCTTTCCAGATGGTGGGaatgagaagaaaattttcaagtggATCATTAGCATTACTCATTATTTTGATgctaaagaaagaagaaaaaatatcaaaaaaattTACGGGTGTACTGGATTACTaacatattaaaaataaaggaaGAGGAGTTTTGAACGAAGGAAGCAAAGGGAGAAGATTGAAAAGGAACTTCGTAGCGAGAGTAAATTATCAGGAAAATAATCATTGTGCGCTGTATCCGGAAGGaaaaagagggaaaaattgtcaatttCATAAAAAAGACGACGAAgaaactgaggaaaaaaaagaagtgcaTCGAAACCTTACATATTCTTGCATTCAATTAAGAAGAAGAGATAAAGCAATGAAGGCTTTCGAATTTCTgtgaatgttttgttttaatgaatTTGCATACGATTCATGTCATGCAATTGTAAAAGAAGACATGGAAACGTTCGAATCCAacaaatttcaatattttcttgtttttgttgttgtaattcatctattgctttgaaaacaagCGTGAACACATTGGAATTATCGATGGAGAAAGCTACATCGCCAGGTACACATCTTTGATGGGCAGCTTGAAATAAGATTTTCAGTTCTACATTATTTCCTGGTGTGGAGGAAGATACTCagacaaaaaaagaacttaaCACAAAGAGAGATTTTCaacctaagaaaaaaaaagaagttattcCGATGTCGGATCACGAAGATACGATTCTTTTGTGTGTGCTAATAGCATTTCTGTAAGATACGATGAGATTTGGAATAAAAAAGAGCGTTCGCTCAAAAAAGAACCATTGTTTGAGTCATGATGAAAACACGCAGTCAAACCAGagctgaaacaaaatttattctcCTCAGAGTTGCCTAACATGGTCACAACAAAGGTGAAATGATCATCAGAATTATTTTTCAGCACCCCATTAAGCagtgacaaaaatgaagacCTGAATGTTCAgtccatttcattttccagtgCTTTAATTGTCAGCGACATACATAAACAAAGTTACAAACCCCAATGAAGTTAATCTGTGAATTAAACTTGGGTTTGAGCTCGTCCCTGAACAACATCTTGTAAATCACCCAATGATAGTGTTCATAAACGATAACTattgattttataatttatagcTCCAACAACTGTCGTTCTCTCTCTACTGTCCACAAACTGGACCTCTTCTAAAAGCAACCAAGTATAACTTTGtatcatttcaaatatttttatcatggaCTGAAATTAAGAGAATGATATGACAGAGAATGGAACAGTGAAATGCATTACTGTTCACACcaaaccattaattttatgcatgCTTACTTTATTGTAGTTAtaaaatgactgtcaaaaaccAATAGCAATAAAGGAACAAACAGCAGGGTAAACCAGGGGGCATTAGAGGGTAACAAGCCATTTTTAACACTGGTTAATTAAGTGGATGAATATAAAACAAGCAGACTTTGCTTTTAGAAGCAACAGTTTTATATCACTGATGCCTGGAAAAGAGTTTCTACGGGTCTTCCCTAAAAGACagagagcagttttcaaatttaactttAGAGATACTAGGAGAAATTCCCTTTAATACACCAAACTATGGCATTTATTAGTTTACTTCAAATTCTTGTGGCGATTAAAGAACATCAGTAAGTACATACAGTCTCAGACATCTGTTTCATATCTAGAAGATTATATTCTTATGTTATTAAGAAATCAAcccttaaatttaatttacagtaattatttaatttaagaTGATGTCATGGGAATATGAAGATTTTGGCAAATAATTTGCTACAAAGCATGctttaatttgcaaaattctctataaaaataattattagataAGTCACAAGATAGACAAGATGCAAAGAGGAGAAATAATCAAAGAAGTAGGGAAAATGTGAGCCAAACGTTTTTAACATGCAAGTTGATTCAAGCAACTTCAATTAAAGCTAGAGGTCACTGATAACAGCTTATTAGTCAATTTTTAGctcatgataatgattttccagctttctgattggttccctaagcccatgatatgagccattatcgttaagtttgaccaaaaaaggaaaaactgatggcgaatttcttgttctgaaattttggaggtcggaaaaatttttttcgcggcgtcgtcagtaaagaaaatgtcacgatttgcggaggtttcacccgaagaaatctagagaattgcttgaaaatttactaaaacagttattcttctcggacttgccggatatgagctgataataatcaactcggcctacggcctcgttggttatatatatcagctcatatccggcgcgtcctcgaagaataactgttaaatataagGAGATGATAAGATTCTGCTGTGATACATTTTAACATGAATACTAACTTGTGAAGATGACTCGGTCAATCTTtgatttgcttcatttttcgATGCCAGCATCTGCTTCATATTCCTGAACTGACTTGTCTCCTCACCTTTTTGGTAAGATCCTACGAAAAGTCAAATCACCCTTTGGGTCAACTCGTGAATTGATTTGGAGCTGAAACCGTTTGGATGCACGTTCCCCCAACTCCCTGCAGCTGACGAATATCAATAATTGGTATTCGTCAGCTGCAAAGAATTAATTTGCCACCTACAATGAACTGACCTACCCAGACTGCTTGTAACGCTTAATGGAACAACCTGATATGTCTACAATGCAACTAGTTTGATTAATTCAAGGTTGTTTTGCCCATGaccaatattttcaattcagTCAGTTCAGTTTGGTATATTTTGCCTCAGTTCTCAGTACTATAAATGACACACTTTTTGAGGAAATTTAGTGGCAAGGAAGCTCATAAAGAAACCATAGGGATAACTTGATATGAGCTCTTCAAAAATGAGATTTAGCAGAAAGCTGAGTTAGAAACAAAGTGCAGttaatttttacctttttgacacaaacaggTGCAATTTTATCCAATAATTTTTGATAagtaatattaaaatattaataattaataatatagcGATGACTGATATTAACATTTACTGTAATGTAGGTTATTCCCTGTTTGGTTTTAAGAACTTTGAGCATGATGACATTAAAGCATTGAACAGAATATCATCGAAGGAGGTGGAATCCTCTCTTGTTGGTACAGTGTGTCAAGTATTGACTAGAAAGCTTTACAGTGGGACATTTGTTGCAAAGGTTAAATTCTTGTGATCGATAATTAGATTAATAGATCATGTCAAGAATTAATTAGAGACCTTCACTATGGTTACAAAGGTGCAGTCTTGTGATTGACAGTTAGATTGACAGATAGGTTGGTTGACTGATTGACAATTTACTGATACATTCATGCAAATTGATTGAATGTTGTGAGCCTTCTCATAAATTTTCTGTGAGCTGTCAAGGAACAAAGTACTTGAACTCCATAGGAAGTGATTTTAAATTAAAGATtgcctttctctttgcttgtaagaaaataactattttacACATTCATTGgttcaatgaaaaataaaatgcccTTCTTTTTAGCTGTCTCCAAGAGTTGTTATTGCAATATTATTGAGCCAGCATGCAAAGcttctttgtttacagctgcatgcagacCAGGCTAACTGAATCAACGCAATGCAAAATGACCCATTAACCTAATTTATGTGTCAAAGCCCCCAACTGGCAAAACGTCCAATCAAGCAGATGGGCATCCTCTCTGTGCGTGTGCGACTGAATAGAGGCTTGAACAGGTGAACACACTTACTATGGCCACTGTGATTGGCCAATGTTTAAATATGATGGGATTATCTTACAAGTGACTACCTAACTTTACTGACAGAAAAACAATGAAGTCGGGTCAAATCAAAAGATGTTGCTTTCTTCAGAGAATGTACATATTTAACTAAACCTTCTGTACTCCGTATCACTGTATTGTGGTATATGCTATACGTATGTAGAAGAAAACGTGAGCATATGGAAAGATCAAAAAGATTTACTAATGCTTTATAATTCAGTGGAGAATGATTTATCTGCCCTCCAGCCTTTTCAACAGCTGGGTACTCCATTTTTGTACTGGTTCCTCTGCTGTCATGTCACTTTCTATGAACTGTCTTGATGAAATGTACTTTTGTTAACTTGTCCTTTAGTTACAAGGACAAGTTTTTGCTTGAAGCTAGAATCAAGGCTCTCTCTCGCATGAAGTTGGACTttgtaacaacaaaaaagaaaatttactcAGCTGAAAACATGTTCGCTACAACTGAGAGaaactaaagaaagaaaaacctctcgacTCAATTTTGCATAAAAGGAAGAACATCTGATATAGCAATTATGATGGTTGGCAAAACAATGAGTGACACATCTCTGTAATATCAAATAATATAACCAAGTGAAACTGGAAGTCAAATCTTTGTATTTCCCTTAAAACTGCAAAAGTTGGATGAGAGGCAACTATGATGCCAATATTCAAGCAATAGACTTTCAAAAGTTTCACATGATCAAGTAGTTCCCTTCATTCTCTTTTATCACTGTCAGACAGTCAGCTTATCTCTCACTTTCATTCCCAGAGTTGCTGTATAACAATTTTATAAGATCACTGACTGCCAAAGAACACTGTCATTCTTTTCTGCATGAGTTCTCAAGGAAAGGCACTAATGAAAAGGATTCTTCTATTCCTAGTTGACATATTTGTCTGTGCAGGAGTTTTCAAACTTCTATAAAAGCGAGAGAAAACCAACAAAGAGAAAGCCATGAGAATGTTACAACagctgaaaaaatatttaccatACACCATGACGTAGCAGACAAAGAATTTGAGTGATTTGCAGTGATAGTCTACGAAGCTATTTGTGTCAATAAGAGATTGGGTTGGTCATATTTCACAGCTGTGGATTTCAATGATTCTGCTCTTACCACCACTGGTGAGTTCCCCTTCCATATTCAAAGACGAACATTCACACAGTTGAACTCAGGCGAGCAGGCATTGGAGCCTAATGCTCATGAATGGTAACTCTATGCTTGTTCCAGAAGGCCATGAGAGTATGGATCTTTTTAGAATGCCGCTTGAGGGTAATAGCTCATCATTTCTCAAGGAAGGTCTTTGTGTATAATGTGGATGACATCAtttaattaaacattccaGGTTTTGTGAGCTTGCACGCACAGCCTCCTTTCTGTTTTGAGATATTATATAATTGGGGTGAGTAACTCACTTCAGCTCTCATCGTAAATTTTATGTGAGAGAGGCCGAtcactgaaaaaattaatagctgCAACTTCAGTAGATGACAATTGACACGTAAGCTCATTTTA is a window of Acropora palmata chromosome 4, jaAcrPala1.3, whole genome shotgun sequence DNA encoding:
- the LOC141878903 gene encoding bone morphogenetic protein 1-like isoform X3 translates to MPAPFSCSEEKKNIRLKSETGTLTSYNYPLPYDANIECIWLIDVDQSYNVKLSFEFFNLSSSSDCSEDYVIVRDGLYSSSDVVGKFGGSNKPQSITSDAWELRVEFKSSGKTKFPGFKARYEVKSKYETGLESGNEY
- the LOC141878903 gene encoding bone morphogenetic protein 1-like isoform X1, with the protein product MPAPFSCSEEKKNIRLKSETGTLTSYNYPLPYDANIECIWLIDVDQSYNVKLSFEFFNLSSSSDCSEDYVIVRDGLYSSSDVVGKFGGSNKPQSITSDAWELRVEFKSSGKTKFPGFKARYEVKRTTAHILKIVGGLVGGLSALCTVLGFWWKYRSSNCCNGNAVPRVDNGVSNDGAGDLISKDKTTPL
- the LOC141878903 gene encoding cubilin-like isoform X4; translated protein: MSCLESSSDCSEDYVIVRDGLYSSSDVVGKFGGSNKPQSITSDAWELRVEFKSSGKTKFPGFKARYEVKRTTAHILKIVGGLVGGLSALCTVLGFWWKYRSSNCCNGNAVPRVDNGVSNDGAGDLISKDKTTPL
- the LOC141878903 gene encoding bone morphogenetic protein 1 homolog isoform X2, with the protein product MPAPFSCSEEKKNIRLKSETGTLTSYNYPLPYDANIECIWLIDVDQSYNVKLSFEFFNLSSSSDCSEDYVIVRDGLYSSSDVVGKFGGSNKPQSITSDAWELRVEFKSSGKTKFPGFKARNDSSHFEDRWRPSWGALCAVYRTWILVEIPELELLQWECSAKGRQRSFQ